The proteins below are encoded in one region of Arvicanthis niloticus isolate mArvNil1 unplaced genomic scaffold, mArvNil1.pat.X pat_scaffold_1128_arrow_ctg1, whole genome shotgun sequence:
- the LOC117701474 gene encoding LOW QUALITY PROTEIN: aquaporin-6-like (The sequence of the model RefSeq protein was modified relative to this genomic sequence to represent the inferred CDS: inserted 1 base in 1 codon) has translation METGLCNRAYLLVGGLWTAISKALFAEFLATGLYVFFGVGSVLPWPVALPSVLQIAITFNLATATAVQISWKTSGAHANPAVTLAYLVGSHISLPRAMAYIAAQLAGATVGAALLYGVTPGGVRETLGVNVVHNSTSTGQAVAVELVLTLQLVLCVFASTDRRQTXGSPAAMIGISVALGHLIGIYFTGCSMNPARSFGPAVIVGKFAVHWVRSSTGNLE, from the exons ATGGAGACAGGGCTGTGTAACAGAGCTTACCTGCTGGTTGGCGGGCTTTGGACCGCCATCAGCAAGGCTCTTTTTGCTGAGTTCCTGGCCACAGGGCTGTACGTTTTCTTTGGTGTGGGCTCCGTCCTGCCCTGGCCTGTGGCACTTCCTTCTGTACTGCAGATTGCCATCACCTTCAACCTGGCCACAGCCACAGCTGTGCAGATCTCCTGGAAGACCAGCGGGGCCCACGCCAACCCTGCTGTGACTCTGGCCTACCTCGTGGGATCTCATATCTCTCTGCCTCGGGCTATGGCGTACATAGCTGCTCAGCTGGCCGGGGCCACAGTCGGGGCTGCTCTTCTTTATGGGGTAACTCCAGGAGGTGTCCGAGAGACCCTTGGGGTCAACGTG GTCCACAACAGCACATCGACTGGCCAGGCGGTGGCCGTGGAGCTGGTTCTGACGCTGCAGCTGGTGCTCTGTGTTTTTGCTTCCACGGACAGACGGCAGA ATGGGTCCCCAGCTGCCATGATTGGGATCTCTGTGGCACTGGGCCACCTCATTGGG ATCTACTTCACTGGCTGTTCCATGAACCCAGCTCGATCCTTCGGCCCTGCTGTCATTGTTGGGAAGTTCGCAGTCCATTGGGTGAGGTCCTCTACTGGTAAccttgagg